CCGCCCTGCAAATCATACCCATTAGGCATACCCAGCTGAACGGCTGCATCGGTATTTCCGTTTAGGTTTTGGTCAGCATTTTTAGACAGTCCGTCTTTTGGCACCTCACCAATTACACCTAATCTTGGATCGTTAGTGTTTTTTAACTGATCGATTAAGGTTTTACTCCAGCGTACTTCCAGGTAATCAGAAAAGGTTCTTAAAGCAAGCGATGTTCCGTTCTGGCTGTTGAATGAGGAAGCATCAGTTAAAAGGATTGCATTGTCATTTATGCCTGTAAAAGTTTTATCTGCGGCTTTCTCTGCCCAGAGTCTTGCTTTTTCTGGATCGACCTTGATTAAACGCATTGCAATCCTCAGCATAAGCGAGTAGCCAAACTTTTTCCATTTTGTAATATCGCCCTTGTAAAAAAGATCGGCAGTTGGCCCTGGTTTTTCGGTATCCAGTTGTGCTGTAGCAGCTTCAAGATCTTTCAGCATTTGGTTGTAAATAGCTTCCTGGCTATCGTAAATCGGATATTTAATACCCTGCATAGCCTTAACTGCCTGCGTATAAGGCACATCACCATAGGTATCGGTAATCCGTTGCAAAATCAACACAAACATAATATCACCTATCGCAATCAGGTTTTTATAAGCTACAGTATCTTTCAACCTGGCGAGCCTTTGCATCTCTCTAATATAAGAAGCATCAGTATAACCTTCATCAAAAATGCGACCCTGATAATCGGTAAAGCTGCCCACATTGATGTATTTATCGCCATTATTGTAATAATAATAGGTTGAGGCAAGCAACTGCATCATCGTGCTTTGATACAAAAGCTGGTAATAGCCCAGATTAGAATACTTTAGCTGTGCCTGCCCAAGTAAACTATTAGGGTCATAATTGTTTTCGGTGAGCTTGGTCGGATCGGTATTAATCTCATCCAGCTTTGCTTTCGAACAGCTACTCGCTAAAGTGAGGAAGAACGCACCAATTATATATAACTTGTTCCAGCTCATCCTTTATTTGAATTTAAAGTTAAAATTGACTCCAAAGCTACGTGTAGCAGGTAATGAAGCACCTTCTATCCCCGCATAACCCAATGTAGGTGAAAACTGCGATTCGGGATCTATGTTTTGAGTGTACTTAAGCAAGGTAAATAAATTCCGGGCTACCAAATCAATTCCTATACTGCTAAACGGTGTTCTTTTTAAAAAACCTTCGCTAAAAGAATAACCCAATGTAGCTTGTCTCAGTTTGATAAAACTGCCATTAAGTACTGATAATGTAGAAATATTGGTGGCTAGCTCAGGGTAATAGGCATAAGCCGGAACATTTATCGTGTTCTTCTGCCCATTTTCTAGTACCCCATCGGCAACGATACCCGTCTCTCTACCCGCCAGAGTTGCCTTATTTAAGCCAAGTACGTAGCTATAATATTCTGTTGCCGAAAGAATTTTATTACCAAAGCGATAATCGATCAAAAAGGAAAAATTAAACTGTTTATAGCTAAAACTGTTGCTTATTCCTCCATATAATGTAGGCATGGTGCCGCCCATTGGGATAAAATTACCCCGTTTAGGTATGCCGTCCGATCCGATAATGATATTTCCACTGGCATCGCGCAGATAATCATAAGCCATAACCTGAGTAATCGGTTTACCAACTACCAACGCGGTATTGGCGTTTAAAGGCCTATAAGTACCTGTAAGTGTATAATTGCTATTTCCATCAATAGAGAGTAAGGTATTCTTTACCTTGGTCATGTTAAAGTTAATCTGCCATTTGCTCGTTGTTGTAAGCAGGGGCGTGTAGCCTAATGCAAGTTCTATCCCTGCATTGCGGGTTTCGCCAAGATTAACGTAAGCCGAGGTGAAACCTGTGGTAACGGATTGTTTTGCGTTAATGATTTCATTGTGGGTAATGCGATTGAAATAGGTAAAATCGATATCCAATCGGCTATTGAAAAACTTAAGATCGAGACCCGCTTCTATTTCGTTTAAGGTAAAGGGCTTTAAATTGTAATTGGGTAAATCGCCAGAAAAGCTGCCAACGGGAATACCATTTACCTGGTTATCTACTGTGTAATAAATTTGCGTCGTATAGGGTACAATGGGTTCGCCGCTGGTTTTGGCAAAATCAAGACGCAATTTACCAAAATTCAGTCCTTTCAACTTCAACAGATCTGAAAAAATAAAACTGCCCGAAATCCCTGGTACAAAAATACCACGGTTATTGGCAGGTAGAGTTGAATAAATATCGTATCGCCCCGTAACTGAGAAATTAAGAAACCGTTGATAGCTTAGATCGGCCGTGTAATAAGCAGATTCTGTTACGATCCTTGATACGGCCAATGTTTTGGTACTGGTAATCAGGTTTTCGGGGGTATATAAATAAGGTACCTTAAATTGCGAGCCTTTTAGCTTTTCGCTATTGCCTTTTCTTTCGCGGTAATTAGCCCCCATTGAAAGTTCGAGATTAAACTTATCGCCCAGATTCCGGCTGGCACTGAACAGGATATCGCTGTTAAGTTCAGAAGTACGGTTCTGATCGTAGGCGT
The nucleotide sequence above comes from Pedobacter riviphilus. Encoded proteins:
- a CDS encoding SusD/RagB family nutrient-binding outer membrane lipoprotein translates to MSWNKLYIIGAFFLTLASSCSKAKLDEINTDPTKLTENNYDPNSLLGQAQLKYSNLGYYQLLYQSTMMQLLASTYYYYNNGDKYINVGSFTDYQGRIFDEGYTDASYIREMQRLARLKDTVAYKNLIAIGDIMFVLILQRITDTYGDVPYTQAVKAMQGIKYPIYDSQEAIYNQMLKDLEAATAQLDTEKPGPTADLFYKGDITKWKKFGYSLMLRIAMRLIKVDPEKARLWAEKAADKTFTGINDNAILLTDASSFNSQNGTSLALRTFSDYLEVRWSKTLIDQLKNTNDPRLGVIGEVPKDGLSKNADQNLNGNTDAAVQLGMPNGYDLQGGVTDISHSPNYPGGTGSGSDFAPLGKYSRPRTSVYLKLGGPIFILSYAETEFLLAEAKARGWNINGTAKLHYANGLTGAIQSLAQLDPLAAVDANKITTFVNQNPLDESNTQNAIAEINTQYWVATGTNFNFIEAWLNWKRSDYPKLIPINYKGNVTNGTIPAG